The Daphnia pulex isolate KAP4 chromosome 6, ASM2113471v1 genome contains the following window.
GTTGCTTGCAATTatgcgaaaaaaatttttattttttatttaccaaatGAAGACAGTAAAGGGCCGAAGGCACGAGCGAGCGCTCCCAATGATCTAAGGGTACCAATAACTGCTCCCTTCTGATCGGCTCGTCCATAGGCAGCGGTCATTGCAGTTAGACAAGGAATTACGATGGCTGATCCTAATAAATTCGAAAACATTTCCATGTGCTCAAAGAGATACGCAAtgagaatgaaataaaaaatttacttaccCAAAGAGTACAAGGCAAGTCCAAAATACAAAGCTGTTGCACTATTGGAAAGACCTACTACTACAAAGCTAGGGATGATAACTCCAAGTCCCTATTTTAATAGAGTCGCACATTAATACTTAATAGTGATTACTAATTATTGTCTAAACTTACAATTAACGCgagcattttttctttgccggGCTTGACTCGTCGGACTAAACCGCCTTGAAAAAAGGCCATCAACAAGCCaataaagagtaacattttgCCTTGTTGAGCAGCGTTATAGTTGAATCGCAAATGAGTCAAAAATGTTAACGTATACTCGAGtccagagaaaagaaacaaaaacaaaaagtagacTCTTCCAAGTACTTTCAATTTCTCGAGATCTAAAAAACGGTGGTTTATGTCAAATTAAATTGCGAGTTCAATGAAATTTGTTCCAAGAATTTAGGTAAGTCAGGTGCAACGGATAGTGACAAAAATACCCTTTTTAGAGATGCCATCGGCtaactgaaatttgaaaagagacACAGGATTGACGAGATTCCATGTTTGAGATAATTGAAGTGATTTAGCCCTTTTTtcctgtaaaaaataatacaaggTAAAATAAACATAACTCAAAGATATTCATAACCACAGTTTACCTTAGGTAATGATTCTTTAAAGAATACTGATAAAAATCCGAAATTGATTACGGTTAAAGTTAACGAAAACATCGCTGGCCAAAACCACCAATTCCCTTCATTGCTATCGATACCCCATGCTGAAAACGCTGCACCGGTGACAGGTCCTATTATGAAACCTATGGCAAACGCAACACCAACTAACGCCTGTATGGCATAGGgaaaaacatcaaacaaaTACCATCAGATGAAATTACTTTTTAGCAGGATGAAGTGTTACCATGGCTTTTGCTCTTGTTGCACTGTCAGTGATATCTGCCATTACAGCAGTTGCTAAGCTTACATTGGCTTTGCTTATCCCACCTACAGCTCTAGCTAATACAAAGAGTATGAAGTTGTCAGACACAACCCACAGAGCATAGGAGGCAGCAATTCCAACCTGACAACAAAGTGAAATTTTAAGATAAAAacacaaaggaaaaatttgtcATAAATGAAGTACCATGCTAACAAGCAATGCAGGTTTTCTACCATAACAATCAGACAGACATCCAGCCAATGGAGAGgccaaaaattgcaaaaaagaaaacaaagaaccTAGGACACCTATGTACATAATACAGAAACATTTAAAGAGGTATGTTGTGGTAAAGTGTTAGGTATGCATAGAAGCAGTTGGGTTAGAATTAGCAagttacaaataaaaaggCAGCAAACCTCCAGTCATCACGGAGTTGAATTTTTCAGGAATGTTTAGTGTCTCTTGTAAAGTTTTCACTGTGCTTTCAAGAAAACTAATAGAAGCACCACCTGTAAGGCTATAATGGTCTAGCAGTTTTGGCATGAGTGGCAATATGATGGTGAAACCAATAAGATCAATGACAAGTGATGTGAACATCACCCATGCTGCAGGATTAAGTCGAGATTTCACGGTGTCTTTTTTTGTGGTCTATAAAACACGAGATTAATTACTGAGCGCATtagaaagaaaccaaacaaaattaccaTTTTCACAATGTGTTAAAGTGTGTAGATTCAACAATTAGGTATTATTTCATGCACAGCATAAAATGTTATTCCAGGATACGTGGAAACGTCCGGCCGCCTTGTGCTCCTTcctaaaactttaaaaaaactttaaacagAACGAGCTCATGATAACCTAACGGTGATAAGCAAGTTTTTAGAGATAATTTTTGACACCACCGGGTAGCACAAAcacgattttttgtttcagcgCTATGTTTACGTGGAAGCCAACGCTGCCAAGCCAATTCACgcacaacaataacaattgcCTCTGGAAATTAATACGCATTTATTCAATGCTAATTGCTGATTGTAATTGAAtgagaaatgttttcaaaataaatattcatggtggattttattatttatttattcacttctttttactttttcaaatcgtcagaattttttctctgaCCTAGACATGTTTGACCGAATCCAAAAagttataatattatattataagtACAAAtatttactgttttttttaaccttttttggTTTATGGTTTTAATCTGTAGTTGATTTACATATAAAGGTTCATAATTTCACCAAAGCAATTTAATCATCGTCAGATGGCATTTGGAGCATTTCACGAAAAATAAGTAGCAGACGGAAATCGTTCAACGGATGAACGGAATATTGGAGTTAGTCTTGTTTTCCTCTCTTGAAGTCTTGAACTCATCGACCTTGTAAATTGGCCGTTCTCGTTTGTGCCGTTGTTACTATGATTTCCAAACGTTTAGTGTATTGAAATATTcgttccttaaaaaaaaaagaatctcatTTTCAGCAAAATAAGTTTAAGTGGCAAAAACTGGcaatcccttttttaaaaccgGAAAAACCCAAAGTGACTTACTGTGTGTGAAACAGGTATGTTATTCTGTCAATTTTTCTGCTACGTGTCTTCAGTAATCCTGATAATTACTCAAATACTTCGCTCATCGTAGCTTATCTTGAGGCTAgatatgttgtttttttttgccattttattTGCCACCTAATATGAaatgtatattatatttattcttttatatgtGTTATGATGTTTGGTTGTGTGTGGCTTATTTCCATTATGTTTGTTTCCATGTTTTCATGCTATTGGTATGTACATCAACATATTAACAGAATTGATTTTTGCAGTTTTTAGaagatggaaaatgaaataacactATCCTCACTTCAGTGTGTTTAGTACACAGTAATCACTGAGTTTTCTTAAGCTGtcgaaacaattaaaatggcATTTTGGAAGCGCTTAGGTAATCTTCTTCATAGTTTCTTTATAATTCAAACCTGTTTCAAAGTTATGTTAATCATCCA
Protein-coding sequences here:
- the LOC124195720 gene encoding major facilitator superfamily domain-containing protein 10-like codes for the protein MTTKKDTVKSRLNPAAWVMFTSLVIDLIGFTIILPLMPKLLDHYSLTGGASISFLESTVKTLQETLNIPEKFNSVMTGGVLGSLFSFLQFLASPLAGCLSDCYGRKPALLVSMVGIAASYALWVVSDNFILFVLARAVGGISKANVSLATAVMADITDSATRAKAMALVGVAFAIGFIIGPVTGAAFSAWGIDSNEGNWWFWPAMFSLTLTVINFGFLSVFFKESLPKEKRAKSLQLSQTWNLVNPVSLFKFQLADGISKKDLEKLKVLGRVYFLFLFLFSGLEYTLTFLTHLRFNYNAAQQGKMLLFIGLLMAFFQGGLVRRVKPGKEKMLALIGLGVIIPSFVVVGLSNSATALYFGLALYSLGSAIVIPCLTAMTAAYGRADQKGAVIGTLRSLGALARAFGPLLSSFVFFVFGAGPCYCIGAVGLILPFVLLRQSPL